Proteins co-encoded in one Cyprinus carpio isolate SPL01 chromosome B5, ASM1834038v1, whole genome shotgun sequence genomic window:
- the fam151b gene encoding protein FAM151B isoform X1, giving the protein MGLVKHKWYRFILCTTVIASFVVCYLKLHSLSNSKGPMSEHTLEYFLNKGTIQRKDAADIEWNHAANSKSKLTEALQGSAQMIEADVLLRGQDPKVPIMAHPPDNDSDITLQDWLKEVVKSDKGIKLDFKSLAAVSPSMTLLEEVRDQLQGPVWINADILPGPRGTATPLDPHVFLQEVAQKSENDVLSLGWTTGWDVDADNPGYSWEMVHQMEELCRSLKQPVTFPVRAALLPASFPQFQWLLKQSDRYSLTVWTGKHDVLTVEDLLLYRQNFSKTRIYYDLLESQIKQFKGLPGYT; this is encoded by the exons ATGGGGTTAGTTAAACATAAATGGTATCGTTTTATCTTATGTACAACAGTTATCGCATCTTTTGTCGTTTGCTACCTCAAACTACACTCGCTGTCAAACTCCAAAG GACCAATGAGCGAACATACGCTGGAATATTTCCTCAACAAGGGGACGATACAAAGAAAAGATGCTGCTGATATCGAGTGGAATCATGCAGCAAACAGTAAGAGCAAACTCACAGAGGCTCTACAAG GTTCTGCACAGATGATCGAAGCAGATGTACTTCTCAGGGGTCAAGATCCAAAAGTGCCTATTATGGCTCACCCCCCTGACAATGACAGTGATATAACTCTGCAGGACTGGCTTAAAGAAGTTGTGAAATCAGACAAAGGAATAAAATTGGATTTCAAAAG TCTCGCAGCTGTATCCCCATCCATGACTCTACTGGAAGAGGTCCGAGATCAGCTGCAGGGACCCGTGTGGATCAATGCTGATATTCTCCCTGGCCCTAGAGGCACAGCCACCCCTCTGGACCCTCATGTGTTTCTACAGGAAGTAGcgcaaaaatcagaaaatgaTGTTCTCTCTTTGGGCTGGACCACTGGATGGGATGTAGATGCAGACAATCCCG GTTATAGCTGGGAGATGGTTCATCAGATGGAAGAATTATGCAGATCTTTAAAGCAGCCAGTCACATTTCCAGTCCGAGCAGCTCTTCTTCCCGCGTCCTTCCCACAGTTCCAGTGGCTCTTGAAGCAGTCAGACCG ATACAGCCTGACTGTATGGACAGGCAAACATGATGTTCTTACAGTGGAGGATCTGTTGCTCTACAGGCAAAACTTCAGCAAAACCAGAATCTACTATGATCTGTTAGAATCTCAGATCAAACAGTTTAAAGGACTACCTGGCTACACCTAA
- the fam151b gene encoding protein FAM151B isoform X3: protein MLLISSGIMQQTVRANSQRLYKMIEADVLLRGQDPKVPIMAHPPDNDSDITLQDWLKEVVKSDKGIKLDFKSLAAVSPSMTLLEEVRDQLQGPVWINADILPGPRGTATPLDPHVFLQEVAQKSENDVLSLGWTTGWDVDADNPGYSWEMVHQMEELCRSLKQPVTFPVRAALLPASFPQFQWLLKQSDRYSLTVWTGKHDVLTVEDLLLYRQNFSKTRIYYDLLESQIKQFKGLPGYT from the exons ATGCTGCTGATATCGAGTGGAATCATGCAGCAAACAGTAAGAGCAAACTCACAGAGGCTCTACAAG ATGATCGAAGCAGATGTACTTCTCAGGGGTCAAGATCCAAAAGTGCCTATTATGGCTCACCCCCCTGACAATGACAGTGATATAACTCTGCAGGACTGGCTTAAAGAAGTTGTGAAATCAGACAAAGGAATAAAATTGGATTTCAAAAG TCTCGCAGCTGTATCCCCATCCATGACTCTACTGGAAGAGGTCCGAGATCAGCTGCAGGGACCCGTGTGGATCAATGCTGATATTCTCCCTGGCCCTAGAGGCACAGCCACCCCTCTGGACCCTCATGTGTTTCTACAGGAAGTAGcgcaaaaatcagaaaatgaTGTTCTCTCTTTGGGCTGGACCACTGGATGGGATGTAGATGCAGACAATCCCG GTTATAGCTGGGAGATGGTTCATCAGATGGAAGAATTATGCAGATCTTTAAAGCAGCCAGTCACATTTCCAGTCCGAGCAGCTCTTCTTCCCGCGTCCTTCCCACAGTTCCAGTGGCTCTTGAAGCAGTCAGACCG ATACAGCCTGACTGTATGGACAGGCAAACATGATGTTCTTACAGTGGAGGATCTGTTGCTCTACAGGCAAAACTTCAGCAAAACCAGAATCTACTATGATCTGTTAGAATCTCAGATCAAACAGTTTAAAGGACTACCTGGCTACACCTAA
- the fam151b gene encoding protein FAM151B isoform X2, translating to MGLVKHKWYRFILCTTVIASFVVCYLKLHSLSNSKGPMSEHTLEYFLNKGTIQRKDAADIEWNHAANSKSKLTEALQGSAQMIEADVLLRGQDPKVPIMAHPPDNDSDITLQDWLKEVVKSDKGIKLDFKSLAAVSPSMTLLEEVRDQLQGPVWINADILPGPRGTATPLDPHVFLQEVAQKSENDVLSLGWTTGWDVDADNPGYSWEMVHQMEELCRSLKQPVTFPVRAALLPASFPQFQWLLKQSDR from the exons ATGGGGTTAGTTAAACATAAATGGTATCGTTTTATCTTATGTACAACAGTTATCGCATCTTTTGTCGTTTGCTACCTCAAACTACACTCGCTGTCAAACTCCAAAG GACCAATGAGCGAACATACGCTGGAATATTTCCTCAACAAGGGGACGATACAAAGAAAAGATGCTGCTGATATCGAGTGGAATCATGCAGCAAACAGTAAGAGCAAACTCACAGAGGCTCTACAAG GTTCTGCACAGATGATCGAAGCAGATGTACTTCTCAGGGGTCAAGATCCAAAAGTGCCTATTATGGCTCACCCCCCTGACAATGACAGTGATATAACTCTGCAGGACTGGCTTAAAGAAGTTGTGAAATCAGACAAAGGAATAAAATTGGATTTCAAAAG TCTCGCAGCTGTATCCCCATCCATGACTCTACTGGAAGAGGTCCGAGATCAGCTGCAGGGACCCGTGTGGATCAATGCTGATATTCTCCCTGGCCCTAGAGGCACAGCCACCCCTCTGGACCCTCATGTGTTTCTACAGGAAGTAGcgcaaaaatcagaaaatgaTGTTCTCTCTTTGGGCTGGACCACTGGATGGGATGTAGATGCAGACAATCCCG GTTATAGCTGGGAGATGGTTCATCAGATGGAAGAATTATGCAGATCTTTAAAGCAGCCAGTCACATTTCCAGTCCGAGCAGCTCTTCTTCCCGCGTCCTTCCCACAGTTCCAGTGGCTCTTGAAGCAGTCAGACCGGTGA
- the ccdc125 gene encoding coiled-coil domain-containing protein 125 isoform X2, with the protein MQGEGLCPQCPTEDDMREGDLGDGMGARSRGHHDHLPQMKSKGKFLGFLSQSRPIKGDSERSNGPFSWTSCKAMYAVFREELEAERAAWWEKRQSESSSEDTSEELQRRLQEVTEEVELLRTELEVTHRHLEGKHEALRILQGQAILDKATCHTKILLQKSEERNKALEKEVNALQWEITFNQVQFKNVENSWSLKYERVLAENEALKKALEEKMREHQEQRTENASLSQKCLELLSMLSAKERRDYQRTQPPCSLRTDGSALELEEQQKRKEEAYVMMDAFRIAFEQQLRRVGENVLRQAETDKHQPHYQRHERGKQGSLSVSERLKKFLPTTSEGKISADSNETLHMLLDLLNDKEEALAHQRKVSYMLARNTEDLEKRLQMHLEELGLSHKDSKTKTEAPEESEWSRGRDCGCSADSCGQHLSVPDSPAAHDEQSSKPNQPATEIKETDNKDV; encoded by the exons ATGCAAGGTGAGGGTTTATGCCCTCAGTGCCCCACAGAAGATGACATGAGAGAGGGGGATCTAGGTGATGGCATGGGGGCCAGATCCAGAGGACATCATGACCATCTCCCACAAATGAAGAGTAAGGGAAAGTTTCTGGGCTTCCTGTCTCAGTCACGACCAATCAAAGGGGACAGCGAAAGAAGCAATGGACCCTTCTCTTGGACATCATGCAAAGCCATGTATGCTGTTTTTAGGGAAGAATTGGAAGCTGAACGAGCTGCATGGTGGGAGAAAAGACAGTCGG AAAGCTCTTCTGAGGACACAAGTGAAGAGCTGCAGAGAAGACTACAGGAGGTCACAGAG GAAGTGGAGCTGTTACGCACAGAACTGGAGGTCACTCATCGCCACCTGGAGGGAAAACATGAAGCTCTTAGGATCTTGCAAGGACag GCAATCTTGGACAAAGCAACTTGTCATActaaaatattgcttcagaagagTGAAGAGAGGAACAAGGCCCTAGAAAAG GAGGTCAATGCACTGCAATGGGAGATCACTTTCAACCAGGTGCAGTTCAAGAATGTGGAAAACTCATGGAGTTTAAAGTATGAGAG GGTGTTGGCAGAAAATGAAGCCCTAAAGAAAGCACTAGAGGAGAAAATGAGAGAGCATCAGGAGCAAAGGACAGAGAATGCTT CTCTGAGCCAAAAATGTCTGGAGCTCCTGTCTATGCTCAGTGCTAAGGAAAGAAGGGACTACCAGAGAACTCAGCCTCCATGCAGCCTGAGAACAGACGGTTCGGCACTAGAG CTGGAGGAGCAGCAGAAGAGGAAGGAGGAGGCTTATGTCATGATGGATGCTTTCCGCATCGCCTTTGAGCAGCAGTTAAGGAGAGTCGGTGAGAACGTGCTCCGGCAGGCTGAGACCGACAAACACCAGCCACATTACCAAAGGCATGAGAGAG gGAAGCAAGGGTCTCTCAGTGTAAGTGAAAGGCTAAAGAAATTTCTGCCCACAACAAGCGAAGGAAAGATATCAGCCGATTCAAATGAAACACTGCATATGCTGCTTGATCTG TTAAATGACAAAGAGGAGGCTTTGGCGCATCAGAGGAAGGTGAGCTACATGTTGGCGCGAAACACTGAAGATCTGGAAAAACGTCTCCAGATGCATCTAGAGGAGCTGGGCCTCTCACACAAagacagtaaaacaaaaacagaagctCCTGAGGAGAGTGAGTGGAGCAGAGGAAGAGACTGTGGATGCTCTGCAGACAGCTGTGGACAGCATCTCTCTGTTCCTGACAGCCCTGCAGCTCACGATGAGCAGTCCTCCAAACCAAATCAACCCGCCACTGAAATTAAAGAAACTGACAATAAAGATGTTtaa
- the ccdc125 gene encoding coiled-coil domain-containing protein 125 isoform X1: MQGEGLCPQCPTEDDMREGDLGDGMGARSRGHHDHLPQMKSKGKFLGFLSQSRPIKGDSERSNGPFSWTSCKAMYAVFREELEAERAAWWEKRQSESSSEDTSEELQRRLQEVTEEVELLRTELEVTHRHLEGKHEALRILQGQAILDKATCHTKILLQKSEERNKALEKEVNALQWEITFNQVQFKNVENSWSLKYERVLAENEALKKALEEKMREHQEQRTENASLSQKCLELLSMLSAKERRDYQRTQPPCSLRTDGSALELAVYGACQCNFNGGEPCSCARSAYASRKQVLQLKQELEEQQKRKEEAYVMMDAFRIAFEQQLRRVGENVLRQAETDKHQPHYQRHERGKQGSLSVSERLKKFLPTTSEGKISADSNETLHMLLDLLNDKEEALAHQRKVSYMLARNTEDLEKRLQMHLEELGLSHKDSKTKTEAPEESEWSRGRDCGCSADSCGQHLSVPDSPAAHDEQSSKPNQPATEIKETDNKDV; the protein is encoded by the exons ATGCAAGGTGAGGGTTTATGCCCTCAGTGCCCCACAGAAGATGACATGAGAGAGGGGGATCTAGGTGATGGCATGGGGGCCAGATCCAGAGGACATCATGACCATCTCCCACAAATGAAGAGTAAGGGAAAGTTTCTGGGCTTCCTGTCTCAGTCACGACCAATCAAAGGGGACAGCGAAAGAAGCAATGGACCCTTCTCTTGGACATCATGCAAAGCCATGTATGCTGTTTTTAGGGAAGAATTGGAAGCTGAACGAGCTGCATGGTGGGAGAAAAGACAGTCGG AAAGCTCTTCTGAGGACACAAGTGAAGAGCTGCAGAGAAGACTACAGGAGGTCACAGAG GAAGTGGAGCTGTTACGCACAGAACTGGAGGTCACTCATCGCCACCTGGAGGGAAAACATGAAGCTCTTAGGATCTTGCAAGGACag GCAATCTTGGACAAAGCAACTTGTCATActaaaatattgcttcagaagagTGAAGAGAGGAACAAGGCCCTAGAAAAG GAGGTCAATGCACTGCAATGGGAGATCACTTTCAACCAGGTGCAGTTCAAGAATGTGGAAAACTCATGGAGTTTAAAGTATGAGAG GGTGTTGGCAGAAAATGAAGCCCTAAAGAAAGCACTAGAGGAGAAAATGAGAGAGCATCAGGAGCAAAGGACAGAGAATGCTT CTCTGAGCCAAAAATGTCTGGAGCTCCTGTCTATGCTCAGTGCTAAGGAAAGAAGGGACTACCAGAGAACTCAGCCTCCATGCAGCCTGAGAACAGACGGTTCGGCACTAGAG CTGGCAGTGTATGGGGCATGTCAGTGTAACTTTAATGGGGGCGAGCCGTGCTCTTGTGCTAGAAGTGCTTATGCAAGTCGCAAACAGGTTCTCCAGCTCAAGCAAGAG CTGGAGGAGCAGCAGAAGAGGAAGGAGGAGGCTTATGTCATGATGGATGCTTTCCGCATCGCCTTTGAGCAGCAGTTAAGGAGAGTCGGTGAGAACGTGCTCCGGCAGGCTGAGACCGACAAACACCAGCCACATTACCAAAGGCATGAGAGAG gGAAGCAAGGGTCTCTCAGTGTAAGTGAAAGGCTAAAGAAATTTCTGCCCACAACAAGCGAAGGAAAGATATCAGCCGATTCAAATGAAACACTGCATATGCTGCTTGATCTG TTAAATGACAAAGAGGAGGCTTTGGCGCATCAGAGGAAGGTGAGCTACATGTTGGCGCGAAACACTGAAGATCTGGAAAAACGTCTCCAGATGCATCTAGAGGAGCTGGGCCTCTCACACAAagacagtaaaacaaaaacagaagctCCTGAGGAGAGTGAGTGGAGCAGAGGAAGAGACTGTGGATGCTCTGCAGACAGCTGTGGACAGCATCTCTCTGTTCCTGACAGCCCTGCAGCTCACGATGAGCAGTCCTCCAAACCAAATCAACCCGCCACTGAAATTAAAGAAACTGACAATAAAGATGTTtaa
- the rad17 gene encoding LOW QUALITY PROTEIN: cell cycle checkpoint protein RAD17 (The sequence of the model RefSeq protein was modified relative to this genomic sequence to represent the inferred CDS: inserted 2 bases in 1 codon) — translation MMSKLSLGGKQSSGKLNSWVEPSFGELLGGVNRSLKTGPLSGESKTTRWPSAGNQAEKKSRKRKVDSHVSSNQISVSSEAYKPDQDEPWVDMYAPQSQAELAVHKKKVEEVESWLRVNLDKSKKGGAILLLTGPSGCGKTATVQVLAKDLGFQIQEWSNPSTTSQYKTEDLFTQSFDPDSRFNSFHGSSQTGLFQQFLLRANKYNRLQMSGEKVTEDRKIILIEEFPNQFYRQPGCLHDVLRQFXKTGRCPLVLIVSDSLSGDKNSRLLFKDVLHELEIHSISFNPVAPTSMMKVLSRIVTIEAGKSSGRISVPDKAALDLLCSGSSGDIRSAINSLQFSSFTDSCLEKRLWASKKGKSTAKPVVRAKGRSKSLKSTDMQDERPAIGGKDASLFLFRALGKILYCKRESYESSQAPKLPSHLTDHQRDKLLVDPEMVIERSHMSGEFFNLYLHQNYPDFFSDVEDIARASEYLSDADFLTAEWSSRSTMVEYGSSVATRGLMHSNSSRAHASSQSNAGFRPLHKPHWLHINKTYRENYLTAQSLFLNFCLTPVSLLTELVPYLAKLTNPMRNQAQIAFIQNVGHLSQKRVPGRLRLEALNDKDPGILDADSENEDTAAARSLDPESTAGNATTEPTLPNSQDPPGELPASQPQPTSTEALLDEEDLLIEEYDSD, via the exons ATGATGTCAAAGCTGTCTCTGGGAGGAAAGCAGTCCTCAGGAAAA CTAAACAGCTGGGTGGAACCATCATTTGGTGAACTTTTGGGAGGCGTGAACAGGTCCCTGAAAACGGGGCCACTCTCAGGGGAAAGCAAAACTACCCGCTGGCCGTCTGCTGGAAACCAAGCAGAGAAGAAATCCAGGAAGAGGAAAGTAGATTCTCATGTGTCCAGCAACCAGATCAGTGTGTCAAGTGAAGCATATAAACCAGACCAGGATGAGCCTTGGGTGGATATGTATGCTCCCCAATCACAG gCCGAACTGGCAGTCCACAAAAAGAAAGTTGAAGAAGTTGAAAGCTGGTTGAGAGTTAATTTGGACAAATCAAAAAAG GGTGGCGCCATTCTGTTGCTCACTGGCCCCTCAGGATGTGGGAAGACGGCAACTGTCCAAGTTCTTGCCAAGGATTTGGGTTTTCAGATCCAAGAGTGGTCAAATCCCTCCACCACCTCGCAGTACAAAACTGAGGATTTGTTCACACAAAGCTTTGATCCGG ATTCAAGGTTTAACAGTTTCCATGGCAGCTCACAAACAGGGTTATTCCAACAGTTCCTGCTAAGAGCCAACAAATACAACCGTCTACAAATGAGCGGAGAGAAAGTGACTGAAGACAGGAAAATAATTCTTATAGAG GAATTTCCAAACCAGTTCTATAGGCAACCAGGGTGCTTGCACGATGTACTCAG GCAATT TAAGACTGGTCGGTGCCCACTGGTCCTGATTGTGTCCGATAGTCTCAGTGGGGACAAGAACTCCAGACTTCTCTTTAAGGATGTTCTGCATGAACTTGAAATTCACAGCATTAG ttttaaccCTGTGGCCCCCACCAGTATGATGAAGGTCCTAAGCCGCATCGTAACTATTGAGGCAGGAAAG AGTTCTGGCAGGATCTCGGTTCCTGATAAAGCTGCTCTAGATCTTCTTTGCTCAGGAAGTTCAGGAGATATTCGCAGTGCCATCAACAGCTTGCAGTTTTCTTCATTTACCG ATAGTTGTCTGGAGAAAAGACTCTGGGCTTCCAAGAAGGGCAAATCCACAGCAAAACCTGTCGTGAGGGCAAAGGGAAGGAGCAAGTCTTTAAAATCAACAGACATGCAGGATGAAAGGCCAGCTATTGGAGGGAAAGATGCTTCACTTTTCCTTTTCAGAGCTTTAGGGAAAATCCTCTACTGCAAAC GTGAAAGCTATGAAAGCTCTCAAGCACCCAAGCTGCCTTCACATTTAACAGATCATCAGAGGGACAAACTACTTGTTGATCCTgaa ATGGTCATTGAGCGTTCCCATATGTCTGGGGAATTCTTCAACCTCTACCTGCATCAGAACTACCCTGACTTCTTTTCGGATGTGGAGGATATAGCACGAGCCAGCGAGTACCTCTCTGATGCAGACTTCCTGACAGCAGAGTGGAGC TCAAGGTCGACTATGGTGGAATATGGCTCATcagtggccactagaggtcttaTGCACTCAAACTCTTCTCGAGCACATGCTAGCAGCCAGTCCAATGCCGGATTCAGGCCTCTTCATAAACCGCATTGGCTACACATAAACAAGAcg TATCGAGAGAATTACCTGACCGCACAGTCGCTCTTCTTAAATTTCTGCCTTACTCCTGTGAGCCTCCTGACAGAATTGGTGCCTTACCTTGCAAAGCTCACCAACCCAATGAGAAATCAAG CTCAAATAGCCTTCATCCAAAATGTTGGCCATCTTTCTCAAAAGAGGGTTCCTGGAAG GCTGAGACTTGAAGCACTTAATGACAAAGACCCTGGCATTTTGGATGCTGACAGTGAAAATGAAGATACTGCTGCTGCTCGGTCCCTTGACCCAGAATCCACAGCAGGAAATGCCACAACTGAGCCCACATTGCCAAACAGCCAGGATCCTCCTGGGGAACTTCCTGCCAGCCAGCCCCAGCCAACAAGCACTGAAGCCCTTTTGGATGAGGAAGACCTCTTAATTGAGGAATATGACAGTGATTGA
- the ak6 gene encoding adenylate kinase isoenzyme 6, producing the protein MRIMKRPNILLTGTPGVGKTTLGKELAQRTGLTFVNVGDLAQEGQLFEGFDEEYQCPILDEDRVVDELEDKMGDGGVIIDYHGCDFFPERWFDIVFVLRTDNTNLYNRLESRGYIGKKLQDNVQCEIFQTIYEEAMEAYKEEVVHQLPSNTPEDLERNLEQIVQWIEQWTKDNN; encoded by the exons ATGAGGATCATGAAGAGACCAAACATTCTTCTTACAG GAACCCCTGGTGTAGGAAAGACCACTCTTGGCAAAGAGCTGGCTCAGAGAACAGGACTAACCTTTGTGAATGTTGGTGATTTGGCACAGGAGG GTCAGTTGTTCGAAGGATTTGATGAAGAATACCAGTGCCCTATATTGGATGAGGACAGG GTTGTGGATGAGCTGGAGGACAAAATGGGAGATGGAGGCGTGATTATTGATTACCATGGCTGTGATTTCTTTCCTGAACGCTGGTTTGACATTGTTTTTGTCCTCCGCACAGACAACACCAATCTCTACAATCGTCTTGAAAGCAG agGGTACATAGGAAAGAAGCTCCAGGACAATGTGCAGTGTGAGATTTTCCAGACTATCTATGAGGAAGCCATGGAAGCCTACAAGGAGGAGGTAGTCCACCAGCTCCCCAGTAACACTCCTGAGGACCTGGAGAGGAATCTGGAGCAAATTGTTCAGTGGATTGAACAATGGACGAAAGACAACAATTGA
- the marveld2b gene encoding MARVEL domain-containing protein 2b, translating into MSFGNGSASRFDRVREMPYYDQVPIGSLPWGQQAPYPLGGEVAASSYDSLPPPPLPENPPVGPDFYPSDVEDQVDDAMDIKPVRRFIPDSVKNFFRASGNRGSKKLTLPPPPPDVNVTTEGVPCSPPHSRAPSPTAPSSYLDPYGGSGGSYNSRKEQATLLGEPLESVSGRSLQTALTYSEKVEEYNQRYAYMKSWAGLLRILGCAELLLGAAVFACVCAYVHKDNEWFNMFGYSMHQMYGGMYGGTSMGGMYGGTGISYSGPLTPFVIVVAGVAWIVTVILVVLGMTMYYRTILLDSSWWPITEGVINLVLALLYLSAAIVYVRDTVRGGLCYYPHFNAGPNAGFCRTEAGQNAAIIFLFLNMLLYLVGAGVCLKLWRHEAARMRRERMSQDMKSEGLPLNMIGAGSSVSAPIQTAPVMSIPESYDGTPANPVMMEPEILRGHIPAGHIPKPVVIADYVAKYPTIQSDEEREQYKAVFNDQYAEYKELHAEVQVLTQKFEEMDNLMRNLPQRPSSQMEQERINTIIQEYNRKKADPTYQEKRERCEYLKSKLAHIKQKIQEYDKVMDWNDGYS; encoded by the exons ATGTCTTTTGGAAACGGGTCAGCGTCCCGCTTTGATCGGGTCCGCGAGATGCCTTACTATGATCAAGTGCCCATCGGCTCACTGCCATGGGGTCAGCAGGCTCCTTATCCACTCGGCGGTGAAGTGGCAGCATCTAGCTATGACAGTTTACCACCACCGCCTCTCCCCGAAAACCCTCCTGTTGGCCCAGATTTCTACCCGAGTGATGTTGAAGACCAGGTGGATGATGCCATGGACATCAAACCCGTCCGACGCTTCATTCCTGACTCTGTGAAGAACTTCTTCAGAGCCAGTGGCAACCGAGGTAGCAAGAAATTGACActtccaccaccaccacctgatGTGAACGTCACCACCGAAGGCGTCCCGTGCTCTCCTCCACACTCACGTGCACCCTCACCTACAGCCCCCAGCTCTTACCTAGACCCTTATGGAGGGTCTGGAGGCAGCTACAATTCAAGGAAGGAGCAGGCAACGTTATTAGGGGAGCCGCTGGAATCGGTTTCCGGACGCTCTTTGCAGACGGCTTTGACTTACAGTGAGAAGGTGGAGGAATACAATCAGCGCTACGCGTATATGAAGTCCTGGGCTGGACTTTTGCGCATTTTGGGATGTGCAGAGTTGCTTTTGGGGGCTGCTGTTTTTGCATGCGTCTGTGCGTACGTGCACAAAGATAATGAATGGTTTAATATGTTTGGTTACTCCATGCATCAGATGTATGGGGGTATGTATGGGGGAACATCAATGGGTGGGATGTATGGAGGGACTGGAATTTCCTACTCGGGACCCTTGACTCCTTTTGTTATTGTGGTGGCTGGAGTGGCCTGGATAGTGACTGTCATTCTAGTAGTGTTAGGCATGACCATGTATTATCGTACCATTCTACTAGACTCCAGCTGGTGGCCAATCACAGAGGGTGTGATAAACTTGGTGTTAGCATTGCTCTACTTGTCAGCTGCAATTGTGTATGTGCGAGACACCGTGCGTGGGGGTCTCTGCTATTATCCACATTTCAATGCTGGGCCCAATGCGGGGTTTTGCCGAACAGAGGCTGGACAGAATGCTGCCATCATCTTCCTCTTTCTCAACATGCTGTTGTATCTCGTGGGAGCAGGCGTGTGTCTGAAGCTGTGGAGACATGAAGCTGCAAGGATGCGCAGAGAGAGAATGAGTCAAGAT ATGAAATCAGAAGGACTTCCGCTCAATATG ATTGGTGCCGGCTCAAGTGTCTCTGCGCCCATCCAAACCGCTCCAGTAATGTCCATTCCAGAATCTTATGATGGCACACCTGCCAACCCAGTTATGATGGAACCAGAGATCTTAAGGGGTCATATTCCCGCTGGCCACATCCCCAAACCTGTGGTCATTGCAGACTATGTGGC GAAATATCCCACAATCCAGTCTGATGAGGAGAGGGAGCAATACAAGGCTGTGTTTAATGATCAATATGCAGAATATAAAGAGTTGCATGCTGAGGTTCAGGTCTTAACGCAGAAGTTTGAGGAAATGGATAATCTGATGAGGAATCTACCACAGCGGCCTTCCAGTCAAATG GAGCAAGAGAGAATCAATACCATTATTCAAGAGTATAACAGAAAAAAGGCT GACCCGACATACCAGGAGAAAAGGGAGAGATGTGAATACCTGAAGAGCAAACTTGCACACATAAAGCAGAAAATTCAGGAGTATGACAAAGTAATGGACTGGAATGATGGTTACAGCTAA